The DNA sequence TTTCAGATCGTTTTTGTGAGAATGGATGAATTTCGGGCACTCTTTCTGCGTTATCTCTGGAGTTTTGCTGTTATTTTGAGATTGATCACAAGCTGCAGTTTCGTAAACCTTTCACCGCCCAGCATGTAAAGTTCAAATTTAATGCAAAGAATTTAATTAATTTTGTGTATATTACTGTCATATCCGGTGTAACAGTTCTATACTTCACAATTACAGATGAACCAAAGCTAAGAGAGACAATTAAGGAAAAAGCTTATTAATGACTTTAACCATTTCTTTTATAAAATGTCAGAAAGAGACTTGCTTATTGAGAGGCTTGAGAGGAAGCTTGCGGAAAAAGAGAGAGAGTTAGCGGAGTTGAGGAGAATGAACATCGAAGATATCGAGAGAATCAAAAGAGAGATTATATCAGAGCTTGAATCAAGAATGCCAGACGTTAATCAGAAGATTTCAGAACTCGAATCCAAAATGGTGGAATTGAGGAGAGCTGTAGAAAGTGTCATTACCGAACTTACGTATGTCAAAGGAGAGTTGAGAGAATTAATAGAGAAAAAAGAGGCTGAGACAAGAAAAGAGCCTCAAAAGTACAGTGAAGAGGTAGTTTTCTCGGTGGAGGATGAAAGAGATTTGACAGGTGAGGAGAGCAGAGCTCAAAAGAAAGTCGAATTTATAGACACTGAGAAAAAACAAGTAAAGGAAGATGATGATGAGATAATTATTTGCGACTGAAATGCACATCGAAAAAATAATCTTAAAAAATTTCAAATCGTTCGGAAAAAAAGCAGAAATTCCTTTTTACAGGGGATTTACAGTTATCACCGGTCCCAATGGCAGTGGAAAATCCAACGTTATTGATTCCATTCTATTCTGTCTCGGCCTGTCAACCTCCACAAAGCAGTTAAGGGCTGAAAGACTTACGGACCTTGTACACAATGGAAGAAAAGAAGCTGAAGTAACGATCCTGTTTGCAGAAAACGGAGCTAAGTACGAAATTTCAAGAAAGGTCAAAATTACGGAAAAAGGATACTACAGCTACTACTACCTCAACGGAAAGAGTGTGAGCCTTTCTGACATTCACACCTTCCTCTCTCAGTTTGGAATCTACAATGATGCTTACAACGTTGTGATGCAGGGAGATGTTACGAGAATTATCGAGATGTCGCCTTTCCAGAGAAGGAAAATTATTGACGATGTAGCCGGAATCTCGGAATTTGACGAAAAGAAAGAAAAAGCTTTTGATGAGCTTGAGAGAGTACGAGAAAGTATAGAAAAGCTCGATGCTGTGATTGCTGAAGTCAACGATCGGCTAAAATCTCTGGAAAGAGACAGGAACGAGGCCCTGCGATACAAGGAAGTGCTGAGCAGAAAAGAGCAGTATGAGAAATATTTGAGAGTACATGAATACCTTACAGTTCTATCGGGAAAGGAGAAAATTGAGAGAGAGTTAGAGAAGCTTGAGAAGCAGAAAGATTCTCTTACATCCAGAATACCCGAAATAAACGCATCCATATCTGAGGTAAATGAGAAAATAAGCGAGCTTGCTGGTAAAATTTCGGAACTCGGAGATGAAAGATCGGCCGAGATCCAATCAAGAATACTCGAGCTGAGTTCGGAGCTTGAAACAATAAAGAGGTCAGAGAGTTTTTATCTTGAGGAGAGTAAAAGGATTGACGATGATATTGTCAAAAATCTTGGGGAAATTTCCAAAGTTAGAGAGGAGATTGATTCTATTGACTCTGAACTTGAGGAGAATGCCATAAAGAGGATACATATCGGAGAGATTGTTGATAGCCTCAGCAATAAAATAAACAAGCTGAAAGAAAGGCTGGAGATCGTTGATAAGGAATACAAGGACCTCAGGGATCAGCTTGTTGAGAAAAAGGAAAGACTTGACGTTTTGAAGGAAAAGAGAAGCGACGTTTTGAGAGAAAGAGACAGGCTGATTGAGTTGTTAAGAAGGATTGATATTGAGATTGAAGACATAAAGAAGGAAACAGAAACTCTGGAACTTAGAACAGGAGAGCTTGAGAAGGAAAGAGATTCGAAGCATACAGAAGTTGGTAAGCTCATGAAAGAGCTTGAAATTGCAAAAAACAGGCTCAGTTCAGCAGATAAGGATCTTTTCAGTCTGAGATCAAGGATTTCTGACGTTGAAGAGGAACTTAAAAGGACAGAGGTGGAACTGGCCAAAGTTAGGGCCAAACTCTCTACTCTGAGAACATACTCAAAGCCTGTCGAGCTTTTGCTCGAAGCACGGAATAGACGAGAACTTCCGGGCATCTTTGGAACGGTTGCACAGCTCGGTGAGGTCGACGAGGAGTTTGTAAATGCGATCGAGGCTGCAGCCGGCAATGCTTTGCAGTTCATCGTTGTTGAGACGGAAGATGACGCTGTTACTGCAATAAAGTACCTCAAATCTGTTAGAGGTGGCAGAGCCACCTTCATTCCACTCAAAAAAATCAAGAAATTTGATTTGAGGTTTGACAGATCAATCCTAAAAGAGGAGGGAGTTATTGATTAT is a window from the Archaeoglobus neptunius genome containing:
- the smc gene encoding chromosome segregation protein SMC; amino-acid sequence: MHIEKIILKNFKSFGKKAEIPFYRGFTVITGPNGSGKSNVIDSILFCLGLSTSTKQLRAERLTDLVHNGRKEAEVTILFAENGAKYEISRKVKITEKGYYSYYYLNGKSVSLSDIHTFLSQFGIYNDAYNVVMQGDVTRIIEMSPFQRRKIIDDVAGISEFDEKKEKAFDELERVRESIEKLDAVIAEVNDRLKSLERDRNEALRYKEVLSRKEQYEKYLRVHEYLTVLSGKEKIERELEKLEKQKDSLTSRIPEINASISEVNEKISELAGKISELGDERSAEIQSRILELSSELETIKRSESFYLEESKRIDDDIVKNLGEISKVREEIDSIDSELEENAIKRIHIGEIVDSLSNKINKLKERLEIVDKEYKDLRDQLVEKKERLDVLKEKRSDVLRERDRLIELLRRIDIEIEDIKKETETLELRTGELEKERDSKHTEVGKLMKELEIAKNRLSSADKDLFSLRSRISDVEEELKRTEVELAKVRAKLSTLRTYSKPVELLLEARNRRELPGIFGTVAQLGEVDEEFVNAIEAAAGNALQFIVVETEDDAVTAIKYLKSVRGGRATFIPLKKIKKFDLRFDRSILKEEGVIDYAVNLVRCEKKFQPVFRFILRDTVVVDTIETARRLMDRGYRLVTLDGDIVEKSGLMSGGSSERRSVLVSRELMEKERELSDRIYELQKEKEKLFSELNRAESLRRQYREEVDRLNGLIGELRSAMNVLNEKIDDSRKRIEELKAKVDERLEEKERSIGLLKEYNDSLKNIEGEIKVLETEIQEIEKKLKGSEIPKIVEELENVKEEYQRNREILLSIEKKIESLEFKRNQLESSLNEKQVYVEELKERQVEIQKLVEDGRKRVAEINAELETLRKEEKELSKELKELRKERDELLKKLRELEDEKNRIGFELQRLEDRIKLQKERLASLEDEMLEIGEVEVPDNLPPAEEVRKVLDEIDKELSTFGDVNLKAIQEFEEVKARRDELVEKKIVLEKEREDILNRIDKYEKMKREIFFEVFTAINRNFAEIIRELANGEGELYLDSDDPFNSGLYIKVKPNNKPVQKLESMSGGEKSLVALALIFAIQMYKPAPFYAFDEVDMFLDGVNVGRVAKMIKKRSKEAQFIVVSLRKPMLENADAIVGITLGRDNVSLVTGIKLKTSN